The Mus caroli chromosome 1, CAROLI_EIJ_v1.1, whole genome shotgun sequence genome has a window encoding:
- the Tor1aip2 gene encoding torsin-1A-interacting protein 2 isoform X2: MFSDNSHCPDCGQQWFPSLELGHWLYQTELVENECYQVFLDRINRADYCPECYPDNPANRSLVLPWSFPLEWAPQNLTRWTFEKACHPFLLGPPLVRKKIHDSRVAGFNPALQLILSRTDKTLNKKLGQSK; this comes from the coding sequence ATGTTCTCCGATAATTCACACTGCCCTGATTGTGGGCAGCAGTGGTTCCCTAGTTTAGAACTAGGGCACTGGTTGTACCAAACTGAACTTGTTGAAAATGAATGTTACCAAGTGTTCTTAGACCGTATTAACAGGGCTGACTACTGCCCTGAATGTTACCCTGACAATCCTGCTAATAGAAGCCTTGTTCTGCCTTGGTCTTTCCCACTTGAGTGGGCACCTCAAAATCTTACCAGGTGGACCTTTGAAAAAGCTTGCCATCCATTTCTTCTGGGTCCTCCACTGGTTAGAAAAAAGATACATGACTCCAGAGTAGCTGGCTTTAATCCTGCATTACAATTAATTTTGTCCAGAACAGACAAAACCTTAAACAAGAAACTTGGCCAAAGCAAATGA